A genome region from Populus alba chromosome 3, ASM523922v2, whole genome shotgun sequence includes the following:
- the LOC118037918 gene encoding cytochrome c oxidase subunit 5b-2, mitochondrial: MWRRLASSHLKTLATASAAASTSTSTSVRSTQFLLLNRSPSASVFIRYLSAGSVDGAVKKRVEDVMPIATGHEREELEAELEGKKLLDIDFPEGPFGTKEEPSVIKSYYDKRIVGCPGGEGEDEHDVVWFWLEKGKPHECPVCTQHFLLEVVGPGGPPDGHGDDDDHHH, translated from the exons ATGTGGAGAAGACTAGCCTCTTCACACCTCAAAACCCTAGCCACCGCCTCCGCCGccgcctccacctccacctccacctccgtCCGATCCACTCAATTCCTGCTCCTTAACCGATCTCCATCCGCTTCTGTCTTCATTCGCTATCTCAGCGCCGGTTCAG TGGATGGGGCAGTAAAGAAGAGGGTTGAGGATGTAATGCCTATTGCTACTGGGCATGAGCGGGAGGAGCTTGAAGCTGAGCTTGAG GGAAAGAAACTTCTTGATATAGACTTTCCTGAAGGCCCTTTTGGCACAAAG GAAGAGCCTTCTGTTATCAAGTCCTACTATGACAAGAGAATAGTTGGATGCCCTGGAGGTGAAGGAG AGGATGAACATGATGTTGTGTGGTTTTGGCTGGAGAAAGGCAAGCCTCATGAATGCCCAGTGTGCACACAGCACTTTTTG CTTGAAGTTGTGGGCCCTGGAGGACCACCCGATGGACATGGCGATGATGATGATCATCATCACTAG